One Spiroplasma endosymbiont of Nebria brevicollis DNA window includes the following coding sequences:
- a CDS encoding ABC transporter ATP-binding protein, with amino-acid sequence MLQVKNLTKKYQKFLALNNINFTFKKGEILGLVGDNGAGKTTLINCILGNVKTTSGQIFLNKIEIEKNHKDCLKIIFIPDLMGMTIDLTIKEYVSYLAILKKEDKKKALTKLTMALNELGFEKDLANKKNSNLSAGQKKKAFCAMLLSLSLDLLILDELTANLDVKTKEEFIEIIKLLNSKGVTILITSHIIEELQQIINHLVIINNKKIVYDQKFDKNKQTIKTIYDQFVERKIQDLNKIKDIISF; translated from the coding sequence ATGCTTCAAGTTAAAAATTTAACTAAAAAATATCAGAAATTCTTAGCATTAAATAATATCAATTTTACCTTTAAAAAAGGTGAAATTCTTGGTTTAGTAGGTGACAATGGTGCAGGAAAAACCACTTTAATTAATTGTATTTTAGGCAATGTTAAAACAACTTCTGGTCAGATTTTTTTAAATAAAATTGAAATTGAAAAAAATCACAAAGATTGTTTAAAAATAATTTTTATACCTGATTTAATGGGTATGACAATTGATTTAACTATTAAAGAGTATGTTAGTTACTTAGCAATTTTAAAAAAAGAAGATAAGAAAAAAGCATTAACTAAACTAACTATGGCACTTAACGAATTAGGTTTCGAAAAAGATTTGGCTAATAAAAAAAATAGTAATTTATCAGCTGGACAAAAGAAAAAAGCTTTTTGTGCGATGCTTTTGAGTTTAAGTCTTGATTTATTAATTTTAGATGAACTTACTGCAAATTTAGATGTTAAAACTAAAGAAGAATTTATTGAAATCATTAAATTATTAAATAGTAAAGGTGTAACAATTTTAATTACATCTCATATTATTGAAGAATTACAACAAATTATTAATCATTTAGTAATTATTAATAATAAAAAAATTGTTTATGATCAAAAATTTGATAAAAATAAACAAACAATTAAAACAATTTATGATCAATTTGTTGAAAGAAAAATACAAGACTTAAATAAAATTAAAGATATTATTAGTTTCTAA
- a CDS encoding ankyrin repeat domain-containing protein, with protein MLIIEWLKKIWNERKRNKLLYSAAENGNLEEVKKLITAGADVNYKSTSSISISNRAPSTAFFDFSVKQTVK; from the coding sequence GTGCTTATTATTGAATGATTGAAAAAAATATGAAATGAGCGAAAAAGAAACAAATTATTATATTCTGCTGCTGAAAATGGTAATTTAGAGGAAGTAAAAAAATTAATAACTGCTGGTGCTGATGTTAATTATAAAAGCACATCATCTATAAGTATTTCAAATCGTGCTCCTTCTACAGCATTTTTTGATTTTTCAGTTAAACAAACAGTTAAATAA
- the gltX gene encoding glutamate--tRNA ligase — MKKMIKVKPRKLNEKKGNKNNKDGDIMKVRVRYAPSPTGYLHIGGARTALFNYLFAKNNKGQFIVRIEDTDLERNITDGISSQLDNLRWMGIIPDETIDIPGEYGPYKQTERLDIYLKYAHELIKNKQAYYCFCTSETLDKMREDQTANNISAFQYDKRCLKLDNKTITNNLQKKVSYTIRIIIPDDKIYTIADLVRGNVEFKTQDLGDFIIIKSNGVATYNFAVVIDDHLMEISHVFRGEEHLSNTPRQLVIYEYFKWTPPVFAHMTLIVNSDRKKLSKRDGSLMQFIHQYRQEGYLPAAIFNFIALLGWSSHEEKEIYSKEQLIKLFTPKYLSKAPSMFDPQKLLWINNQYIKQLTSKQYLTLVIPFIKTKYNWSSNSSEWWAEMLIIYQPQLEYGVQINELVTLFFKNNYQLEVDAKTFMKENDCKNVCTTFINKIAVCQAWTNDNIKTIINEVKTETKVNGKLLFMPIRIISTGQMHGPDLVSTIKLLGYDTISKNLKLNFKK, encoded by the coding sequence ATGAAGAAGATGATAAAAGTGAAACCAAGAAAATTAAACGAAAAAAAAGGAAACAAAAATAATAAAGACGGTGATATTATGAAAGTTAGAGTGCGATATGCACCAAGTCCTACGGGATATTTACACATTGGTGGCGCACGAACAGCATTATTTAATTATTTATTTGCTAAAAACAATAAAGGACAATTCATTGTTCGTATTGAAGACACTGATTTAGAACGTAATATTACTGATGGCATTAGTTCACAATTAGATAATTTACGTTGAATGGGAATTATCCCTGATGAAACTATTGATATCCCAGGTGAATATGGACCATATAAACAAACTGAACGTTTAGATATTTATTTAAAATATGCTCATGAGTTAATTAAAAATAAACAAGCATATTACTGCTTTTGTACTAGTGAAACATTAGACAAAATGCGTGAAGATCAAACTGCTAATAACATTTCAGCTTTTCAATATGATAAAAGATGTTTAAAATTAGATAATAAAACGATTACTAATAATTTACAAAAAAAAGTTTCTTATACTATTAGAATTATTATTCCTGATGATAAAATATATACGATTGCTGATTTAGTTCGTGGTAATGTTGAATTTAAAACTCAAGATTTAGGCGACTTTATTATTATCAAATCCAATGGTGTAGCTACGTATAATTTTGCCGTTGTTATTGATGACCACTTAATGGAAATTAGTCATGTTTTTCGTGGTGAAGAACATTTATCTAACACACCACGACAATTAGTAATTTATGAATATTTTAAATGAACACCACCAGTTTTTGCTCATATGACATTAATTGTTAATAGTGACCGTAAAAAATTATCAAAACGCGACGGTAGTTTAATGCAATTTATTCATCAATACCGTCAAGAAGGTTACTTACCAGCAGCCATTTTTAATTTCATTGCTTTACTAGGATGAAGTTCGCATGAAGAAAAAGAAATTTATAGTAAAGAACAATTAATTAAACTATTTACTCCTAAATATTTAAGCAAAGCACCAAGTATGTTTGACCCGCAAAAGCTATTATGAATAAATAACCAGTATATTAAACAGTTAACTAGTAAACAATACTTAACATTAGTTATCCCTTTCATTAAAACTAAGTATAATTGAAGTAGTAATTCTTCAGAATGATGAGCGGAAATGTTAATCATTTATCAACCACAATTAGAGTATGGTGTCCAAATTAATGAGTTAGTAACATTATTCTTTAAAAATAATTATCAATTAGAAGTTGATGCTAAAACATTTATGAAAGAAAATGATTGTAAAAATGTGTGTACAACCTTTATTAATAAAATTGCTGTTTGTCAAGCATGAACAAATGATAATATTAAAACTATTATTAACGAAGTTAAAACTGAAACTAAAGTAAATGGTAAATTGTTATTTATGCCCATTAGAATTATTAGCACTGGTCAAATGCATGGCCCTGATTTAGTAAGCACTATTAAATTATTAGGTTATGATACTATTTCTAAAAATTTAAAATTAAATTTTAAGAAATAA